The DNA window GCCGCAGTCGACCGGGTCCCGGATCCCGGCTTCCAGCGGCCTGGATCCGCATGCCGGGCCGGCGCCGGTGAACGGTCAGGTACGACATGCCCCGTTCCCCCGCGGCAAGGCCGCGGGTAGAGCCGTGGGGCAGCCAGGCGAGGCTGCCTTGACCCAGAGGGGACGACCCCTCAGGGGTGACCAGCGTGCCGTCGCCGGCCACGACCAGCAGAAGGACATCCAGGTCCGGCTCGGCATGGGTTTCGACGCGCCGCTCGGGCGGGATCCGGACGACATTGGCGTCGACCTGCCGACCGGGCTCCGACAACCGCCACACCGCGCCCGTCGATGCCGGGCCGAGCGTCTCCAGTCGTGGTCGTGGCGGTCGCCAGTGGCGGTCGCCAGTGGCGGGCCGCCTGTGGCCGTGCTCGTCCTGACGGTCATCGCCGTCGCGCTGCTGGCGGTGCAGATGGTCGCGGTCCGGCCCGTCCTCAACCGTCGCTCCGACCGGGTCCTGGTCGGAGAGGACGTCGCGCGCTCCCGCGCTCACCTGGTCTACGTCGCCTGCGAGGGGGGCAAGTTGGTCGCGCTGGTCGCGCTGGGCACCGCTGCCCTGGCCGCCTGAAACAACCGCGTCGTGGCCCGGTCACCGCGGCCTCGTCACGGCACGTAGGTGCCTCGATGAGGAGGAAAGGTGATTTGCGCCTGATCGGTGTGATTCTGAGCGGCCTTCGCTACGGAACCAGCAGATCGGAACAGATGATGGCCTCTGCCTTGTACAGCTCTCCCTTGAGCGATGTGCGGGGAATGCCACGAAGCTGAAGTCGTCAGGTGATGCACGGTGCTCGGTCCACTGACGGCTGTGAAGCGCGTCACCGGCCTGATTGGCCAGGGAGCGGCTGTCATGTTGGTGGCGTCCAGCGGGGTGCGGTCTGGGCCCATGCCTTGTCCCAGTCGGCCAGGCGTCGCCGGTCCAGTGCGCGGGCGGCCGCGGCGTAGGTGAGCGCTCCGGCAATGAGCACTCCTGTGCCGGCTGCGCCGGCCGAGCCGAAGGTGCGGCTGCGGATCTGCTCAACGGTCCAGGGCGGGCCGGTGATTCTTCCGGTGTCGGTGGTCCACACCTGGACAGTGCTCTGGGCGGGCAGGCCGGGCCGTACTTCGGTCGTGGCGGTTTGGGGGTGTCCTGCGGGACCGGTGAAGCGGACCTTGACCGGGTATCGGCTGTGCTGCTCCTCCTGTGATCCGGGTTCGGGGTGGCGGGGGGCGTCGTGGAGCAGTACGGCCGTGGTGCGGTGTCGTGACTGGGCCTGTTCGTCGGCGGTCTGCTGCAGGGAGCGGTGCACGGTGGTGCCCACCAGCACCATGGCCAGCGGGGTGGCAGCCAGCAGGGCCAAGGTCAGGGCAAGCCCGATCCATGCCTGTACCAGGTCGGTGGGGCGGCGCAGGGGGCTGCGCCGCCATCGCCACAGTCTGGCGGGGCGCAGGGCGGGGCGCGGCTCGGCCTGCGGTATCTCGTCGGTCACGTCGCCTCTCTCCTTCACTTGCGAAGAGGCCGTTGCCTGCTGACTCAGCGGACCGAGCGATCAGGGGTGGTGGCTCGGCCGCGCTGCTGCTACCGCGGTGGCGGGTGGCCGGCGAAGTGGGTGGCGGAAGGGTGTCCGCGGGCGGACTGCAGGATTTTGGCGGCGCCGCGAAGGGCGGCGGTGTGCGGGGCGGGCAGCAGCCGCACGGGCACGTGTAGGTCTTGCGCGAGCTGGCCGGCGAAGTGGGGGCGCAGGGCACCGCCGCCGGCCAGGAGGACTCCGCTTTGGACGGCGTCGAGGGTCTGTGTGGTGTGGTCCTTTCGGAGCATATCGGTCACCGTGCCGGTCACCGCGTCGGCGATGGTGCGATGGGTGGTCGCGTGGTCCAGGTCGTCGGTGCCCAGGGCGGTGCGGTGCGCATCGACGACCGCCCCGTCGCTGAGCAGAAACACATCGGTGAGGTGGGCGCCGATGTCCACGATGAGCAGGGGGCGGCTCATGTCCGCCCCCGCGCCCAGCGCCACTGCTGTGGCGGTGGGGATGGTCAACACGGTCCGGGGGCGTAGCACTTCCAATGCGGTGCGCGCTGCCTCGCGGTAGGCGATGCCGCCCAGCACGGGCGTGGTTAGGGCGATAAGAGGCCGGGCGTGGCGGGGAATGCGGGGGCCCAAGAGACGCTGCAGCATCCGTGCGGTGCCCTGGGGGTCGACGATGGTGCCGCGCTGGATGGGGTGGGACCCTGCGGCGCCCTCGAAGGTGATGGTGGGGACGTCGAGGATGATCCCGCGGCCGGGCGCCCAGGCGCGGGTGCGGGAGCTGCCCATGTCAAGGGCGATCCCGGGACAGCGTCGGCACACCGGCCAGGTGGTGGGGTCATCAGAGGGTGCGAAGTACACGGACATACGGTCACCGACCTGCTTCTCGGACGTGGTGGCAGCGGCCGCAGTAGCGGGCTTGCGGCACGATCTTCAGGCGTGCCAGGGCGATGGGCTGGGCGCACAGGTGGCACCTGCCGTAACGGCCCTGGTCCATACGCTGCAGCGCCGCTTCCACGTCCGAAAGAACCATGCGGGCGGAGGCGGCAAGCTTGACGTGGACCTCCATTTGTGAAGCCGCTTGGCGCCCGCGCATCCGCTGGGCCCGCGTCTGGGAAGGCGCTGCGATCTGCTGCAGCTGGTCCTTGCGGAATAGGCGCTGCTCATGCAGGTTCTCGCGCAGTCCGGCGAGATCCTCGGGCCGCAGGCCCGCGTTGTCGGCGCCGATGACCTGGTTGTTCACGTCCTCATGCCTCCACACAGCGGAATGGAACTCGATCCACCTGCCCTGGCTGTCTGCGATCAGGTGGTGCGGCGCTGGCATCCGACGCAGCAGCGCGCGTACGGCAGGATCTCCAGTCGTTGGACGGGGATGGGCTGGGCACAGTCCTGGCAGATTCCGTAGGTGCCGTTCTCGAGGCGATCGAAGGCAGCGTCGATTGCTTTCAGCACGCGCTGCAAGGCGTCCTTCTGTACGGCCATGACCTGGTCGTTCGCCCCAGGCCCGGCCTCTTCGATCGCGGTGAGCTGGACGAGCCGCGAGGCGCGCTCATGCTCAAGACGCTGCCGGGCCTCATGCGCCGTCAGATGTTCAGGGCCGGACTCCCGGCGGGCGGCGGTGTCGAGCGGCATGGAAAGTAGTCCTTTCGAACGGAGCGGTGACCATGGGCCAATCCGCGGTATCACGGAGGCACGGTGGGCTGCGTGCCGCAGTTGCTTGCGGCCGTCTTGGTGGGGCGGCCGTCTGGCTCATGGCTCCACCCTGGTCCGCCGGGTCAGGGGAAACCATCGGCCGCAGCACCCATCTACAGGGGGCTCGGCGATG is part of the Streptomyces agglomeratus genome and encodes:
- a CDS encoding TraR/DksA family transcriptional regulator produces the protein MNNQVIGADNAGLRPEDLAGLRENLHEQRLFRKDQLQQIAAPSQTRAQRMRGRQAASQMEVHVKLAASARMVLSDVEAALQRMDQGRYGRCHLCAQPIALARLKIVPQARYCGRCHHVREAGR
- a CDS encoding rod shape-determining protein — encoded protein: MSVYFAPSDDPTTWPVCRRCPGIALDMGSSRTRAWAPGRGIILDVPTITFEGAAGSHPIQRGTIVDPQGTARMLQRLLGPRIPRHARPLIALTTPVLGGIAYREAARTALEVLRPRTVLTIPTATAVALGAGADMSRPLLIVDIGAHLTDVFLLSDGAVVDAHRTALGTDDLDHATTHRTIADAVTGTVTDMLRKDHTTQTLDAVQSGVLLAGGGALRPHFAGQLAQDLHVPVRLLPAPHTAALRGAAKILQSARGHPSATHFAGHPPPR
- a CDS encoding TraR/DksA family transcriptional regulator: MPLDTAARRESGPEHLTAHEARQRLEHERASRLVQLTAIEEAGPGANDQVMAVQKDALQRVLKAIDAAFDRLENGTYGICQDCAQPIPVQRLEILPYARCCVGCQRRTT